A single region of the Bifidobacterium asteroides DSM 20089 genome encodes:
- a CDS encoding catalase — protein sequence MNDKLTTNEGQPWADNNHSQTAGTRGPILMQDYQLLEKLAHFNRERIPERVVHAKGAGAKGSFTLTKDMSAYTKADVFNGAGKTTPILLRFSQVAGESGYPDTLRDVRGFALRFYTQEGNYDVVGNNTPVFFVNDPLKFPDFIHSQKRDPATHLRSQEMQWDFWSHSPESVHQVTYLMGDRGNPASYRNMNGYGSHTFKWVNAKGEQFWVKYHFLSEQGVKNMTDETAAKVASEDTDFLLHDLYDAIDRGDYPKWKVCVQILPYQEGLDYKDDIFDVTKVVSKKDYPRIEIGEFVLDTNPTNYFDDVEEAAFSPANFVPGIEPSPDKLLQGRLFGYKDAERYRLGANYEQLPINRPVNEVHNYERDGFMSQGQDGSVNYEPNSKGGPVEDNDARMHGDAVQGQTEYSRPYDKDYYSAAGRLYRLMSPEEKDRLIQTIKNNLGSVDDQEIQILETRQFYQADPDYGQRVAEALGLSMDQIK from the coding sequence ATGAACGACAAACTCACCACCAACGAAGGGCAGCCCTGGGCAGACAACAACCATAGCCAGACGGCGGGGACCCGCGGGCCCATCCTCATGCAGGACTACCAGCTCCTCGAAAAGCTGGCCCACTTCAACCGCGAGCGCATCCCAGAGCGCGTAGTACACGCCAAGGGGGCCGGAGCCAAGGGAAGCTTCACCTTGACCAAGGACATGAGCGCCTACACCAAGGCCGACGTATTCAACGGAGCCGGCAAGACCACGCCCATCCTGTTGCGCTTCTCCCAGGTGGCCGGTGAATCCGGCTATCCCGACACCCTGCGCGACGTCCGCGGCTTCGCCCTGCGCTTCTACACGCAGGAGGGCAACTATGACGTAGTGGGCAACAACACCCCAGTATTCTTCGTCAACGACCCCCTGAAGTTCCCCGACTTCATCCACTCGCAGAAGCGCGACCCGGCCACCCACCTGCGCAGCCAGGAGATGCAGTGGGACTTCTGGTCGCACTCACCAGAGTCTGTGCATCAGGTGACCTACCTGATGGGCGACAGGGGCAACCCGGCCAGCTATCGGAACATGAACGGCTACGGAAGCCACACCTTCAAGTGGGTCAATGCCAAGGGCGAGCAGTTCTGGGTCAAGTACCACTTCCTGAGCGAGCAGGGCGTGAAGAACATGACCGACGAGACCGCCGCCAAGGTCGCCTCCGAGGACACGGACTTCCTCCTGCACGATCTCTACGATGCCATCGACCGGGGCGACTACCCGAAGTGGAAGGTCTGCGTACAGATCCTGCCCTATCAGGAGGGCCTGGACTATAAGGACGATATCTTCGACGTGACCAAGGTGGTCTCCAAGAAGGACTATCCGCGCATTGAAATAGGCGAGTTCGTGCTGGACACCAACCCGACCAACTATTTTGACGATGTGGAGGAGGCGGCCTTCTCCCCCGCCAACTTCGTTCCCGGCATCGAGCCCTCGCCCGACAAGCTGCTGCAGGGCCGCCTGTTCGGATACAAGGACGCAGAGCGTTACCGTCTGGGCGCCAACTACGAACAGCTGCCCATCAACCGACCGGTCAACGAGGTCCACAACTACGAGCGGGATGGGTTCATGTCCCAGGGGCAGGACGGATCAGTCAACTACGAGCCCAACAGCAAGGGCGGCCCCGTGGAGGATAACGATGCCCGTATGCACGGCGATGCCGTCCAGGGGCAAACCGAGTACTCCCGCCCCTATGACAAGGACTACTACTCCGCGGCCGGCCGTCTCTACAGGCTGATGAGCCCGGAGGAGAAGGACCGCCTGATCCAGACCATCAAGAACAACCTGGGATCCGTTGATGACCAGGAAATCCAGATCCTTGAGACCAGGCAGTTCTACCAGGCCGACCCCGACTACGGCCAGCGTGTGGCCGAGGCCCTTGGCCTTTCCATGGACCAGATCAAGTAG
- a CDS encoding Nramp family divalent metal transporter: MPNTKTRPASGSASPAGSEVRNPPSGRQHQSHPIIETANGRSLEEINATVSVPNSTSSFWKNLAAFSGPGALVAVGYMDPGNWITSIGGGAQYGYLLMSVILISSLIAMMLQYMSAKLGIVTGLDLAQATRQHTSRRLSFALWICTELAVMATDIAEVIGGAIALKLLFGIPLILGVTLTVLDVLILLLLTKIGFRRIEAIVATLILVIMAVFLYEVFLARPDLPAVFRGFIPDKAILGNGQLTMALGIVGATVMPHNLYLHSSIVQTRDFDRSDDRQVANAVRFATWDSNIQLSAAFVVNCLLLVLGAAMFFGHGEGLDTFTALYNALGDKTIAGPVASGLLSTLFAVALLASGQNSTITGTLTGQIVMEGFIRMRIPLWLRRLVTRVISIIPVLICTIAFGGKESALDSLLVYSQVFLCVALPISMIPLVWFTSSKKIMGKYANPRWMVFLAWIVVAVLTGLNLQLVIQDVGELIQML; encoded by the coding sequence ATGCCGAACACTAAGACCCGACCCGCTTCAGGGTCCGCCAGTCCAGCCGGATCCGAAGTCAGGAATCCGCCATCCGGTCGGCAGCACCAATCCCATCCCATCATCGAAACGGCCAACGGACGCTCCCTGGAGGAGATCAACGCCACGGTCTCCGTGCCCAACTCGACATCCTCCTTCTGGAAGAACCTGGCAGCTTTCTCCGGCCCTGGCGCTCTGGTGGCAGTCGGCTACATGGACCCAGGCAACTGGATCACCTCCATCGGCGGCGGCGCCCAGTACGGCTACCTACTCATGAGCGTCATCCTCATCTCCAGCCTGATCGCCATGATGCTACAGTACATGTCGGCCAAGCTGGGAATCGTGACCGGTCTGGATCTGGCGCAGGCCACCCGCCAGCACACCAGCCGTCGGCTCAGCTTCGCCCTCTGGATCTGTACGGAGCTGGCTGTGATGGCCACCGACATCGCGGAGGTGATCGGCGGAGCCATCGCCCTGAAGCTGCTCTTCGGCATTCCGCTGATCCTAGGCGTAACGCTGACCGTCCTGGATGTGCTCATCCTCCTGCTGCTGACCAAGATCGGCTTCAGACGCATCGAGGCCATCGTGGCCACACTGATCCTGGTCATCATGGCGGTCTTTCTCTACGAGGTCTTCCTGGCAAGACCCGACCTGCCCGCGGTCTTCCGCGGCTTCATCCCCGACAAGGCCATCCTGGGCAACGGCCAGCTGACCATGGCTCTGGGCATCGTGGGCGCCACGGTCATGCCCCACAACCTCTACCTGCACTCATCCATCGTCCAGACCCGCGACTTCGACCGAAGCGATGACCGTCAGGTTGCCAACGCGGTCCGCTTCGCCACCTGGGATTCCAACATCCAGCTGTCCGCCGCCTTCGTAGTCAACTGCCTGCTGCTGGTGCTGGGTGCGGCCATGTTCTTCGGACATGGCGAGGGGCTGGATACCTTCACGGCCCTCTACAACGCCCTTGGCGACAAGACCATCGCCGGGCCGGTCGCCTCCGGACTGCTCTCAACCCTCTTCGCCGTAGCCCTGCTGGCCTCAGGTCAGAACTCGACCATCACCGGCACCCTGACCGGGCAGATCGTCATGGAGGGCTTCATCCGCATGAGGATTCCTCTCTGGCTGCGCAGGCTGGTCACCCGTGTAATCTCCATCATCCCCGTGCTTATCTGCACCATAGCCTTCGGCGGCAAGGAGTCCGCCCTGGATAGCCTGCTGGTTTACTCCCAGGTCTTCCTGTGCGTGGCCCTGCCCATATCCATGATCCCCTTGGTCTGGTTCACCTCCTCCAAGAAGATCATGGGCAAGTACGCCAACCCTCGATGGATGGTCTTCCTGGCCTGGATTGTCGTAGCCGTCCTGACCGGGCTCAACCTCCAACTGGTCATCCAGGATGTGGGCGAACTGATACAGATGCTCTGA
- a CDS encoding metal-dependent transcriptional regulator — protein MGIAELSSSAQDYLKVIWDLQEWDKGPVQPTAVADRTGMKQSTVSGALGRLVDAGLVTHRPYGKVELTETGRRYAVTMVRRHRLLETFLVQVLGYGWDEVHEEADSLEHAVSDKMIDRIDDYLGHPTADPHGDLIPSAAGNLPPMPTTTRPLSEVSSGSKVRVQRVSDEDPRILRTLGNYHIGPGCLVWVESRQADDELAISRTDMRSTTSSTSGDFLVLSKEEAALIQVSLD, from the coding sequence ATGGGAATTGCCGAACTGTCCTCCAGCGCCCAGGATTATCTCAAGGTCATCTGGGATCTTCAGGAATGGGACAAGGGGCCTGTCCAGCCCACTGCGGTGGCCGACAGGACGGGCATGAAACAGTCGACGGTATCAGGCGCGCTGGGCCGTCTGGTCGATGCCGGTCTGGTCACCCACAGGCCTTACGGCAAGGTCGAGCTGACCGAGACCGGTCGTCGCTACGCGGTCACCATGGTCCGGCGCCACAGACTGCTGGAGACCTTTCTGGTGCAGGTCCTCGGTTACGGCTGGGATGAGGTGCATGAGGAGGCTGACAGCCTTGAGCACGCCGTCTCCGATAAAATGATCGACCGCATTGACGACTATCTGGGACACCCCACAGCTGATCCACATGGTGATCTCATACCCTCGGCCGCAGGGAATCTCCCCCCTATGCCCACAACTACAAGGCCCCTTTCAGAAGTATCCTCCGGTTCGAAGGTACGTGTGCAACGAGTCAGCGATGAGGATCCACGAATACTGCGCACGCTCGGCAATTACCATATAGGACCTGGCTGTCTGGTGTGGGTGGAAAGTCGGCAGGCTGATGATGAATTAGCCATAAGTCGGACGGATATGCGTTCCACAACCAGCTCCACTTCCGGGGACTTCCTAGTGCTGTCCAAAGAAGAGGCCGCACTGATTCAGGTCAGTCTTGACTGA
- a CDS encoding glycosyltransferase gives MGNSELHIRTAYHAQVTINHMQKLFETGPDIWKQLNGLSKRQCRLIISAVNYHSLMQPNRELLYRIYMGEDWQYPRLTDTSTLNGSLTKDAGLKPMIEFKARSVSKPKTAFTPHYFDLHHQIVDWNERYILLTPDDATDMTVKSRHLSSRLPMRNQIYNYCEFHFPLLFDQIRELLRKIREKASYKDIRVYHPESINELFAHKAIHHPYQPVEPSQPDSSAPKAVIIAMHWLQPGGAERWAMETVALARKAGFLPIVITNNDSHQPWIVSKDLDDALVINLTFPAQESIGDVPLLRALFEQYNIRGVMIHHNQWMYDRLWWIKRYYPSTFIVDSLHILEYHDRGGYPNQSVSRDPYIDLHHVISPQLQNWLVNRHGIAEEKVVMAPLVGLTADQMHPRYKDRVQRDVFHVAFVGRMTRQKRPEAFINVARTLERHHPGCFRFIMHGSGDMDSEVSKLLKKYGLDNAVERRDVSRPVSETYDWADALLVTSINEGITLTTIEAISRGMPVLSADVGSQSTLVPSQGLLPRQSLELVRQADRSLRRMDDSEEDRRRLWEVELERLQEFSRKESADSFFTRMLGEWAK, from the coding sequence ATGGGTAATAGCGAGTTACATATCAGAACTGCGTACCACGCTCAAGTTACTATTAACCACATGCAGAAGCTATTTGAAACCGGACCTGATATCTGGAAGCAACTTAATGGCTTGAGCAAACGGCAGTGTCGTTTGATTATTTCCGCAGTCAACTACCATTCATTGATGCAGCCCAACCGAGAACTCCTCTATCGGATCTACATGGGTGAGGACTGGCAGTATCCCCGCTTAACCGATACCTCGACCCTGAATGGTTCGCTGACCAAGGATGCTGGTCTTAAACCAATGATCGAGTTCAAAGCCAGGTCCGTATCCAAACCCAAGACGGCCTTCACGCCTCATTACTTTGACCTGCATCATCAGATAGTCGACTGGAATGAGCGCTACATACTTTTGACTCCGGACGATGCTACGGATATGACGGTCAAGAGTCGGCATCTATCATCCCGACTGCCTATGCGAAACCAGATTTACAATTACTGTGAGTTCCATTTCCCTCTGCTGTTCGATCAAATACGTGAACTGCTCAGGAAGATTCGTGAAAAGGCGAGCTATAAAGATATTAGGGTATATCATCCTGAATCAATTAACGAGTTGTTCGCTCATAAGGCCATACATCACCCCTATCAGCCTGTTGAACCGAGCCAACCGGATTCCTCGGCTCCCAAAGCTGTAATCATAGCCATGCATTGGCTACAGCCCGGAGGAGCTGAGCGTTGGGCCATGGAAACAGTGGCTCTTGCCCGTAAGGCAGGGTTCTTGCCCATCGTCATTACCAATAATGACAGTCATCAACCTTGGATTGTAAGTAAGGACTTGGATGATGCCCTCGTCATTAATCTAACCTTTCCGGCACAAGAAAGCATTGGCGACGTACCGCTGCTCAGGGCATTGTTTGAGCAATACAATATTCGCGGAGTTATGATTCATCACAATCAGTGGATGTACGACCGTCTCTGGTGGATTAAGCGGTATTATCCGAGTACGTTCATTGTTGATTCTCTGCATATTCTTGAATACCACGATCGGGGTGGGTACCCGAACCAAAGCGTGAGCCGCGACCCATATATTGATTTGCACCATGTCATTTCACCCCAGTTGCAAAATTGGTTGGTAAATCGTCATGGAATAGCAGAGGAAAAAGTGGTCATGGCACCTTTGGTCGGTCTAACCGCCGACCAAATGCATCCGAGGTATAAGGATCGGGTGCAGCGGGATGTCTTCCACGTGGCCTTCGTAGGGAGAATGACCAGGCAGAAGCGACCTGAGGCTTTTATCAACGTTGCCAGAACACTAGAACGTCATCATCCCGGCTGTTTCCGATTCATCATGCACGGCAGTGGCGATATGGATTCGGAAGTGTCCAAGCTTCTCAAGAAGTACGGCCTGGATAATGCCGTAGAGCGCCGTGATGTCTCTCGGCCGGTTTCCGAAACTTATGATTGGGCAGATGCCCTGCTCGTTACTTCGATTAACGAAGGCATTACCCTTACGACCATTGAGGCCATCAGTCGGGGTATGCCTGTGTTGAGCGCCGATGTCGGCTCACAGTCGACCTTGGTTCCATCTCAGGGGCTGTTGCCACGACAATCGCTGGAGCTGGTCAGGCAGGCTGATCGATCCCTGCGACGGATGGATGATAGTGAAGAGGACCGCAGGCGGTTGTGGGAGGTTGAGCTGGAAAGGCTCCAGGAGTTTTCGAGGAAGGAATCAGCTGACTCCTTCTTCACGCGAATGTTGGGAGAATGGGCAAAGTGA
- a CDS encoding glycosyltransferase family 2 protein, which translates to MGKVINTPVNQQNVAAVVVTFNRLAKLKKVLASLEAQTLLPKALIIVDNASTDGTADYLDEYKNSFPLEGRTELRIVTLAENVGGAGGFSAGMREGYRMGADYVWIFDDDGYPAPDALEKLLQGYERAATAFSPDIPFACSLIKYIDGTISEMNNPEPTWDWGRLRAMGLRDLVLINQASFVSVLIPRWVMEAYGLPYKEYFIWFDDAEYTRRISGDCPGVQVLDSVVVHDMGENKGVNFSMINEKNAWKFAYGIRNQGSYRLHHKSLVHYLLFCAQVRYAMRSGGVDKKLRCQMYKKMVEAIRFNPSIDYPQL; encoded by the coding sequence ATGGGCAAAGTGATAAATACTCCAGTTAACCAGCAGAATGTGGCCGCCGTTGTTGTCACTTTCAACCGTCTTGCGAAATTGAAGAAGGTACTTGCCTCCTTGGAGGCGCAGACCCTTCTGCCCAAGGCCCTGATCATCGTAGACAATGCTTCGACGGACGGGACAGCGGATTACTTGGATGAATATAAGAATTCATTTCCGCTAGAGGGCAGGACAGAACTTCGTATTGTCACTCTGGCGGAAAATGTCGGTGGGGCTGGTGGTTTCTCTGCGGGTATGCGCGAGGGATACCGAATGGGTGCGGATTACGTCTGGATTTTCGATGACGATGGCTATCCCGCCCCGGATGCCTTGGAGAAATTGCTTCAGGGATATGAGCGTGCCGCTACGGCCTTCAGCCCAGATATTCCCTTTGCGTGCTCCTTAATCAAATATATTGACGGAACCATCTCGGAAATGAACAATCCTGAGCCAACCTGGGATTGGGGCAGGCTCCGGGCTATGGGGCTTAGGGATCTTGTGCTGATCAATCAGGCATCTTTTGTATCGGTACTCATACCACGTTGGGTCATGGAGGCTTACGGTCTGCCCTACAAGGAGTACTTCATCTGGTTTGACGATGCCGAATATACACGGCGCATCAGTGGAGACTGCCCCGGAGTTCAGGTTCTCGATAGCGTAGTGGTGCATGATATGGGCGAGAACAAGGGAGTCAATTTCTCGATGATCAATGAGAAGAATGCCTGGAAATTCGCCTATGGTATTCGCAATCAGGGATCTTATAGATTGCATCACAAGAGTCTGGTGCATTATTTGCTCTTCTGCGCCCAGGTTAGGTATGCCATGCGCTCTGGGGGAGTTGATAAGAAGTTGCGTTGTCAAATGTACAAGAAGATGGTCGAAGCAATACGGTTCAACCCTTCGATTGATTATCCGCAACTATAA
- a CDS encoding DUF6020 family protein, translating into MALVEERARFGKTRCLLSVGIGILAAQSLTFRNVDSSAFDNFGNLAALGLDSIAQVGQVGSAALAVGIGFLFYKLYPEFEKAERRNRLTASIVACFLAFTVVLPRLMKQAITPFNSYPNYLGGVPRWQEPIFWLVALVQVLSIGSALAVGICWLMHKAADLGEYGKPEDGDAITTPGHDSIWGRGARLFDGASGHLVLATVAMVLCWTPMLIIQGPAKLGLDTMVQLIQFRTDHVWDPIMMVELPGYAGQDHHPFADTYLYGFFDELGLWLGHEILGFCILIVLQSIATAFALVVSFIWLRKRTNLPDSCVCICWCLAAFLPAFPMYMSTIVKDSTWIPIFLLWLVAFFEALYRCGNHQVIGWKLVTCLIVLGVLSGLTKKTGIYVTTLSLLLLIIFLRKQIISLFLSMLVPAVLVMGFVPMVVLPALDIAPGGPQEALSVPIQQLSKVAMVHKDELSESDRQAIDKVVDIKRMEPQWRDSSADYAKHYGYKINSSSEDRMQFIKTWVRLFFHYPKDYIAAVPYLVDSFVFGDTYYYSGPVRCGWWEAGGYKILPGYSECKPSYTQEKIGIPLNDALNKLPPFSFLGSEALYTVWLPLMAMALVVANKRYRNMLYLIPSVVNWCSLLLLAASSSRYSLCFLFMFALTIAVPFVKVERHELHLEHAAPAKR; encoded by the coding sequence ATGGCTTTGGTGGAGGAAAGAGCGCGATTCGGCAAAACGCGATGTCTTTTGTCTGTGGGCATTGGAATCCTTGCGGCCCAATCCCTGACGTTTAGGAACGTGGATTCTTCGGCTTTCGATAATTTCGGCAATCTGGCGGCACTAGGCTTAGACTCCATTGCCCAGGTTGGCCAGGTGGGTTCTGCCGCACTTGCCGTGGGAATAGGGTTTTTATTTTACAAACTTTATCCTGAATTTGAAAAAGCAGAAAGGCGGAATCGTCTAACGGCTTCCATCGTTGCCTGCTTTTTGGCTTTCACTGTTGTTCTCCCTCGGCTAATGAAGCAGGCAATCACGCCTTTTAACTCCTATCCAAACTATTTGGGCGGTGTACCTCGATGGCAAGAACCTATTTTTTGGTTGGTGGCACTTGTTCAAGTGTTGTCTATAGGTTCCGCACTTGCTGTCGGCATTTGTTGGTTAATGCACAAGGCGGCTGATTTAGGTGAATACGGAAAACCCGAGGATGGGGATGCCATTACTACTCCAGGGCACGACAGTATCTGGGGAAGAGGGGCCCGACTATTTGATGGTGCATCTGGTCATTTGGTTTTAGCCACTGTTGCCATGGTCCTTTGTTGGACACCAATGCTAATAATCCAGGGGCCCGCGAAACTTGGCCTTGACACTATGGTCCAATTGATCCAGTTTCGTACCGATCATGTCTGGGATCCCATAATGATGGTTGAATTGCCAGGGTATGCGGGACAGGATCATCATCCTTTTGCGGATACCTACTTGTATGGGTTTTTTGATGAGCTTGGATTGTGGCTTGGCCATGAGATTCTCGGCTTTTGCATTCTGATTGTGCTGCAAAGTATTGCAACCGCATTTGCTCTTGTGGTGTCTTTCATCTGGCTTAGAAAGCGCACTAATCTTCCGGACTCCTGTGTCTGCATCTGCTGGTGTCTAGCGGCTTTTTTGCCGGCCTTCCCCATGTATATGAGTACGATTGTCAAGGACTCGACCTGGATTCCAATCTTTTTGTTGTGGCTTGTCGCTTTTTTTGAAGCTCTCTATCGATGCGGCAATCATCAAGTAATCGGTTGGAAACTGGTGACGTGCCTGATAGTGCTGGGCGTGCTTTCTGGACTAACTAAAAAAACTGGTATTTACGTCACAACCCTGTCGCTCTTGCTGCTAATTATTTTTCTAAGAAAACAAATCATTTCCTTGTTTCTGTCTATGTTAGTTCCAGCTGTGCTGGTGATGGGATTTGTGCCGATGGTGGTCCTTCCTGCCTTGGACATCGCACCTGGAGGGCCTCAGGAGGCACTTTCTGTTCCTATTCAGCAGCTGTCGAAAGTAGCAATGGTCCATAAAGATGAATTGTCCGAATCTGACCGACAGGCAATCGATAAAGTTGTGGACATTAAACGTATGGAGCCGCAATGGAGGGACAGCTCAGCCGATTACGCCAAGCATTATGGGTACAAGATAAATTCGAGCTCTGAAGACAGGATGCAATTTATCAAGACTTGGGTCCGGCTTTTCTTCCATTACCCCAAGGATTACATTGCCGCAGTACCGTACTTGGTAGATTCATTTGTTTTTGGGGATACCTATTATTACAGCGGTCCTGTGCGTTGTGGTTGGTGGGAGGCCGGTGGCTATAAGATACTTCCGGGGTACTCTGAATGCAAGCCCAGTTATACGCAGGAAAAGATCGGCATTCCATTAAATGATGCTTTGAATAAGCTACCCCCATTCTCCTTCCTGGGCAGTGAAGCTTTATATACGGTATGGCTGCCTCTGATGGCTATGGCGCTTGTTGTGGCGAACAAACGGTACCGGAACATGCTGTATCTAATTCCCAGCGTTGTGAACTGGTGCAGTCTGTTGCTATTGGCTGCGAGTAGTTCCAGATATTCGCTCTGTTTCCTTTTCATGTTTGCGCTGACGATTGCAGTGCCATTCGTCAAAGTGGAACGTCATGAGTTGCATCTTGAGCATGCAGCACCAGCTAAAAGATGA
- a CDS encoding acyltransferase family protein yields MSQPDKVTGRSARNLNIELLRILAMLLVVYCHMIIHVDFTNGTSRIVLPMFPGWKSAISFTIVQYGQVGVSIFFMISGYFLVKKQFSWRRIFSTWFQMFLYATLCLVIAIIAKQFRPLPFGTNELLSGSQTLDTVLWSLFPFLYNSYWFIDAYILMLLLSPFINTVYAHMSRKQILALIALLMFIGTWPLFFGRANHWNNVVYAVLGYIIGAYIQTYRDSLQAISNGALAICTVLCTALMLGFNHFVLSESYWAQRLTWTAQIHEGLQILPICIAFCLFVAACRLPQLRLPHRWSTFLLQVSAGTFGVYLLHENTFGFRFIWGVVASWLPNISGKISLILIFVITGLLTFAVLDAIAMLVDRMLAYPLRNLVIGKVQRIQGPDHKS; encoded by the coding sequence ATGTCTCAACCGGATAAGGTAACAGGCCGATCAGCCCGCAACCTCAATATCGAACTCCTGCGCATATTGGCAATGCTGCTGGTCGTCTATTGCCATATGATCATCCACGTTGATTTCACCAATGGCACCTCACGCATCGTGTTACCCATGTTTCCAGGATGGAAATCCGCGATCAGCTTCACCATCGTACAGTACGGTCAGGTTGGCGTTTCAATCTTCTTCATGATCTCAGGATACTTCCTTGTTAAGAAGCAGTTTTCATGGCGGCGAATTTTCTCGACCTGGTTCCAGATGTTTCTCTACGCAACTCTATGCCTAGTAATTGCAATCATTGCCAAGCAATTCCGACCCCTGCCCTTTGGCACCAATGAGCTGCTATCTGGTTCCCAGACCCTGGATACGGTCCTATGGAGTTTATTCCCATTTTTGTACAACAGCTACTGGTTTATAGATGCGTATATTCTCATGCTGCTTCTTAGCCCATTCATCAATACTGTATATGCGCACATGTCCCGGAAGCAGATTCTTGCGCTGATCGCTCTTCTCATGTTCATCGGTACATGGCCCCTGTTTTTCGGCAGAGCCAATCACTGGAACAACGTAGTATATGCCGTTCTGGGATACATCATCGGCGCTTATATCCAGACCTACCGAGATTCGTTGCAAGCCATATCAAATGGTGCGCTGGCCATCTGCACGGTCTTATGCACAGCACTCATGCTGGGGTTCAATCATTTTGTCTTGTCGGAATCATACTGGGCACAGAGACTGACCTGGACGGCACAAATCCATGAGGGCCTGCAAATACTGCCTATCTGCATTGCATTTTGCCTTTTTGTGGCAGCCTGTCGGCTTCCGCAGCTCCGCCTCCCGCACAGATGGAGCACTTTCCTACTGCAGGTTTCAGCAGGGACCTTCGGTGTCTACCTCCTGCATGAGAACACATTCGGTTTCCGATTCATCTGGGGTGTCGTCGCCTCTTGGCTACCAAATATATCAGGCAAAATAAGCCTAATCCTGATTTTCGTAATCACTGGCCTGTTGACTTTTGCAGTTCTTGATGCAATAGCCATGCTCGTTGACCGAATGCTTGCCTACCCTTTGCGGAATCTCGTCATTGGCAAGGTTCAACGAATTCAAGGACCTGACCATAAGAGCTGA
- a CDS encoding ABC transporter permease: MRSIVDRLRQRYHYSLVILRELVKTDFKLRYQGSFLGVAWSVLQPLMLFVVMYLVFAKFLRMTDGTPTYPVVLLLGISSWQFFNESTSIGLRSIVDRGDLLRKVHFPNYIVVVSATMGALISYGINLIVVLIFAIFCRVHFTWRVLLLPISVFQLYILALGFTLIMATMYVYFRDVSHIWDVLQQVIFYSIPVIYPLTAVSGIHHWWGPVVAKLLLLNPIAQSIQDIRHSFIAPETTPTVWNQVGNPYITMIPILLTVIMVVLGVCVFRKYNHKFAEVM; this comes from the coding sequence GTGAGAAGCATCGTAGATAGATTACGCCAGCGATACCACTATTCGTTGGTTATCCTGCGTGAACTTGTCAAGACCGATTTCAAGCTCAGGTATCAGGGATCCTTCCTTGGCGTGGCCTGGTCGGTCCTGCAGCCCTTGATGCTCTTCGTGGTCATGTATCTGGTCTTCGCCAAATTCCTCAGGATGACCGATGGCACGCCGACCTATCCCGTCGTGCTGCTTCTGGGCATCAGCTCCTGGCAGTTCTTCAACGAGTCAACTTCCATAGGCCTGCGTTCTATTGTGGATCGTGGCGACCTCCTGCGTAAGGTGCATTTCCCCAATTACATTGTGGTCGTGTCGGCCACCATGGGGGCGCTGATCAGTTACGGCATCAACCTGATCGTGGTTCTCATCTTTGCCATCTTCTGCCGGGTGCATTTCACTTGGAGGGTTCTGTTGCTGCCCATTAGCGTATTCCAGCTGTATATTCTGGCTTTGGGCTTCACGCTGATCATGGCTACCATGTACGTCTACTTCCGTGATGTGTCGCATATCTGGGACGTTTTGCAACAGGTGATCTTCTATTCCATTCCTGTCATCTATCCTCTGACAGCGGTGTCGGGAATCCACCATTGGTGGGGCCCCGTCGTAGCCAAGCTGCTCCTGCTCAACCCCATTGCGCAATCCATCCAGGATATCCGGCATTCGTTCATCGCTCCGGAAACCACTCCGACTGTGTGGAATCAGGTCGGCAATCCATACATAACCATGATCCCCATCCTGCTCACCGTGATCATGGTGGTGCTGGGTGTATGCGTATTCCGTAAGTACAATCACAAATTCGCCGAGGTGATGTGA